A genomic segment from Microcella flavibacter encodes:
- the secA gene encoding preprotein translocase subunit SecA produces the protein MANVLERVLRVGEGRILRRLKAYAEAINQLEDDFTDLTDEELKNETAELRERYGNGESLDDLLPEAFAAVREASKRTLGMRHFDVQLMGGAALHLGNIAEMKTGEGKTLVATLAAYLNAIPARGVHVITVNDYLASYQSELMGRIFRTLGMTTGCILSGQTPEVRRQQYACDITYGTNNEFGFDYLRDNMAWQSSDMVQRGHFFAVVDEVDSILIDEARTPLIISGPSSGEANRWFSEFARIATRLVPGEDFEVDEKKRTVGVLEPGIEKVEDHLGIDNLYESANTPLISFLNNSIKAAALFKRDKDYVVMNGEVLIVDEHTGRILAGRRYNEGIHQAIEAKEGVTVKAENQTLATVTLQNYFRLYSKISGMTGTAETEAAEFMSTYKLGVVPIPTNKPMKRIDQSDLVYKNEQSKFEQVVEDIVERHAKGQPVLVGTTSVEKSELLSRMLAKRGVRHEVLNAKNHAREAAIIAQAGRHGSVTVATNMAGRGTDIMLGGNAEFLAVTEMNAKGLSPVDTPEEYEAEWDAVFSRVKEQVQVEADRVIEAGGLYVLGTERHESRRIDNQLRGRSGRQGDPGESRFYLSLQDDLMRLFNAGAAEALMSRSTVPDDLAIESKVVSRAIRSAQSQVESRNAEIRKNVLKYDDVLNRQREAIYTDRRHILEGDDLQDRVQTFLEQVITEIVETHTAAGHSDDWDFEQMWTELKTLYPVSLTIDEVLSEGGTKITPQFLVRELVSDAKLAYSQREESLGRTATRELERRVVLSVIDRRWRDHLYEMDYLKDGIGLRAMAQRDPLIEYQREGYALFQSMMGQIREDAVGFLFNLEVEVTGGKGTAQVTAKGLNAPQTPQNLSYTAPSADGEVEVRNQRGQLQQAETAKARTSAPAGTAAATPAGPAGRAPARAASGAKGAFGQRTEGNAPEPANRAQRRAGDKKK, from the coding sequence GTGGCGAATGTTCTCGAGCGCGTCCTGCGCGTCGGCGAAGGCCGGATCCTGCGCAGGCTGAAGGCGTACGCGGAGGCGATCAACCAGCTGGAGGACGACTTCACCGACCTCACCGACGAGGAGCTGAAGAACGAGACCGCCGAGCTGCGCGAGCGCTACGGCAACGGCGAATCGCTCGACGATCTGCTGCCCGAGGCCTTCGCGGCCGTGCGCGAGGCGTCGAAGCGCACCCTCGGCATGCGGCACTTCGACGTGCAGCTCATGGGCGGCGCGGCCCTGCACCTCGGCAACATCGCCGAGATGAAGACCGGTGAGGGCAAGACCCTCGTCGCGACGCTCGCCGCCTACCTCAACGCCATCCCCGCGCGCGGCGTGCACGTCATCACGGTCAACGACTACCTCGCCAGCTACCAGTCCGAGCTCATGGGGCGCATCTTCCGCACCCTCGGCATGACGACGGGCTGCATCCTCTCGGGCCAGACGCCCGAGGTGCGCCGCCAGCAGTACGCCTGCGACATCACCTACGGCACGAACAACGAGTTCGGCTTCGACTACCTGCGCGACAACATGGCGTGGCAGTCGAGCGACATGGTGCAGCGCGGCCACTTCTTCGCCGTCGTCGACGAGGTCGACTCGATCCTCATCGACGAGGCCCGCACCCCGCTCATCATCTCCGGCCCGTCCTCGGGCGAGGCCAACCGCTGGTTCAGCGAGTTCGCCCGCATCGCGACGCGCCTCGTGCCGGGGGAGGACTTCGAGGTCGACGAGAAGAAGCGCACCGTCGGCGTGCTCGAGCCCGGCATCGAGAAGGTCGAGGATCACCTCGGCATCGACAACCTCTACGAGTCGGCCAACACCCCGCTCATCTCCTTCCTCAACAACTCGATCAAGGCCGCCGCGCTGTTCAAGCGCGACAAGGACTACGTCGTCATGAACGGCGAGGTGCTCATCGTCGACGAGCACACCGGCCGCATCCTCGCCGGCCGTCGCTACAACGAGGGCATCCACCAGGCGATCGAGGCGAAGGAGGGCGTGACGGTCAAGGCCGAGAACCAGACGCTCGCCACGGTCACGCTGCAGAACTACTTCCGCCTGTACTCCAAGATCTCGGGCATGACCGGTACCGCCGAGACCGAGGCGGCCGAGTTCATGAGCACCTACAAGCTCGGCGTCGTCCCCATCCCGACGAACAAGCCGATGAAGCGCATCGACCAGTCCGACCTCGTCTACAAGAACGAGCAGTCGAAGTTCGAGCAGGTCGTCGAGGACATCGTCGAGCGCCACGCGAAGGGCCAGCCCGTCCTCGTCGGCACGACGAGCGTCGAGAAGAGCGAGCTGCTCTCGCGCATGCTCGCCAAGCGCGGCGTGCGCCACGAGGTGCTCAACGCCAAGAACCACGCCCGCGAGGCCGCGATCATCGCGCAGGCGGGCCGGCACGGCTCGGTCACGGTCGCCACCAACATGGCCGGCCGCGGCACCGACATCATGCTCGGCGGCAACGCCGAGTTCCTCGCCGTCACCGAGATGAACGCCAAGGGTCTCAGCCCCGTCGACACCCCCGAGGAGTACGAGGCCGAGTGGGATGCGGTGTTCAGCCGCGTCAAGGAGCAGGTGCAGGTCGAGGCCGATCGCGTCATCGAGGCCGGCGGCCTCTACGTGCTCGGCACAGAGCGCCACGAGTCCCGCCGCATCGACAACCAGCTGCGCGGCCGCTCGGGCCGTCAGGGCGACCCGGGCGAGAGCCGCTTCTACCTCTCGCTGCAGGACGACCTCATGCGCCTGTTCAACGCCGGCGCCGCCGAGGCCCTCATGTCGCGCTCCACCGTGCCCGACGACCTCGCCATCGAGTCGAAGGTCGTCAGCCGCGCCATCCGCTCGGCGCAGTCGCAGGTCGAGAGCCGCAACGCCGAGATCCGCAAGAACGTGCTCAAGTACGACGACGTCCTCAACCGGCAGCGCGAGGCGATCTACACCGACCGCCGCCACATCCTCGAGGGCGACGATCTGCAGGATCGCGTGCAGACCTTCCTCGAGCAGGTCATCACCGAGATCGTCGAGACCCACACGGCCGCCGGGCACTCCGACGACTGGGACTTCGAGCAGATGTGGACGGAGCTGAAGACCCTCTACCCGGTCTCGCTCACCATCGACGAGGTGCTCAGCGAGGGCGGCACGAAGATCACGCCGCAGTTCCTCGTGCGCGAGCTCGTCTCCGACGCCAAGCTCGCCTACTCCCAGCGCGAGGAGAGCCTCGGCCGCACCGCGACCCGCGAGCTCGAGCGCCGCGTCGTGCTGAGCGTCATCGACCGCCGCTGGCGCGACCACCTCTACGAGATGGACTACCTGAAGGACGGCATCGGCCTGCGCGCGATGGCGCAGCGCGACCCGCTCATCGAGTACCAGCGCGAGGGCTACGCGCTGTTCCAGTCGATGATGGGGCAGATCCGCGAGGATGCCGTCGGGTTCCTCTTCAACCTCGAGGTCGAGGTGACGGGCGGCAAGGGCACGGCGCAGGTGACGGCCAAGGGCCTCAACGCGCCGCAGACCCCGCAGAACCTCAGCTACACGGCCCCCAGCGCCGACGGCGAGGTCGAGGTGCGCAACCAGCGCGGGCAGCTGCAGCAGGCCGAGACGGCGAAGGCGCGCACTTCCGCCCCCGCCGGCACGGCCGCCGCGACGCCCGCGGGCCCGGCGGGCCGCGCTCCGGCCCGGGCCGCGAGCGGCGCGAAGGGCGCCTTCGGGCAGCGCACCGAGGGGAATGCCCCCGAGCCCGCGAACCGCGCTCAGCGCCGCGCGGGCGACAAGAAGAAGTAG
- the hpf gene encoding ribosome hibernation-promoting factor, HPF/YfiA family, protein MDITITGRNIGITDRFRDYATEKAEKVTHLAERALSLEIKVSRHHEKNGHSGDDRVEMTLIGPGPVVRAESAGSDKYVAFDLAIDKLLERLRRAKDKKKVHRGQHRPVSLREASADGFSVVDITPADPDVIARVATGSVPVQEEPTEEEAYTPVVVRQKVFPAVSMTVDEAVDQLELVGHDFFLFIDAETDRPSVVYRRTGWNYGVIGLEEEQEAPVTAGRRR, encoded by the coding sequence GTGGATATCACCATCACCGGACGCAACATCGGCATCACCGACCGGTTCCGTGACTACGCCACCGAGAAGGCGGAGAAGGTCACCCACCTCGCCGAGCGCGCGCTGTCGCTCGAGATCAAGGTCTCGCGGCACCACGAGAAGAACGGCCACAGCGGCGACGACCGCGTCGAGATGACGCTCATCGGCCCCGGCCCGGTCGTGCGCGCCGAGTCGGCCGGCAGTGACAAGTACGTCGCCTTCGACCTCGCCATCGACAAGCTCCTGGAACGGCTGCGACGAGCGAAGGACAAGAAGAAGGTGCATCGCGGCCAGCATCGCCCGGTCTCGCTGCGCGAGGCCTCGGCCGACGGGTTCAGCGTCGTCGACATCACGCCCGCCGATCCCGACGTCATCGCCCGCGTGGCGACCGGCTCCGTCCCCGTGCAGGAGGAGCCGACGGAGGAGGAGGCCTACACGCCCGTCGTCGTGCGCCAGAAGGTGTTCCCGGCCGTGTCGATGACGGTCGACGAGGCCGTCGACCAGCTCGAGCTCGTCGGCCACGACTTCTTCCTCTTCATCGACGCCGAGACCGACCGCCCGAGCGTCGTCTACCGCCGCACCGGCTGGAACTACGGCGTCATCGGCCTCGAGGAGGAGCAGGAGGCCCCCGTCACGGCGGGCCGCCGCCGCTGA
- a CDS encoding ComF family protein, which translates to MTGWVRALREAVLDASALVAPVDCAGCSAPDRALCPACRAALHPSPRSAVLRAPAGAPPLPVVAGLAYEGVARAAILALKQEGRTELARTLAPALLVAADRGWAAFGRADALLVPVPGSPEAARQRGFHPAALLARRAGLAPRPLLRLADAGDGPQKGRALAERLDADRRISTGRRLDGCAVVLLDDVVTSGATLLAAAAALRGAGALVLGAVALAATPRRVGSAAVEWSTGPAAGIPSAPPSSAAIPSGSRTDASRMRMGEPLTHAPPGD; encoded by the coding sequence GTGACCGGCTGGGTGCGCGCGCTCCGCGAGGCGGTGCTCGACGCCTCGGCGCTCGTCGCGCCCGTCGACTGCGCGGGATGCTCCGCCCCCGACCGCGCCCTCTGCCCCGCCTGCCGTGCCGCGCTGCACCCGAGCCCGCGCAGCGCCGTGCTGCGCGCACCGGCAGGCGCGCCGCCGCTGCCGGTGGTCGCGGGGCTCGCCTACGAGGGGGTCGCCCGGGCGGCGATCCTCGCCCTCAAGCAGGAGGGGCGCACCGAGCTCGCCCGCACCCTCGCCCCGGCGCTGCTCGTGGCGGCCGACCGCGGCTGGGCCGCGTTCGGCCGGGCCGACGCCCTGCTCGTGCCCGTCCCCGGCTCGCCCGAGGCCGCGCGGCAGCGCGGGTTCCACCCCGCCGCGCTCCTCGCGCGCCGGGCCGGGCTCGCGCCCCGGCCGCTGCTGCGCCTCGCCGACGCGGGCGACGGCCCGCAGAAGGGCCGCGCGCTCGCCGAGCGGCTCGACGCCGATCGCCGCATCTCGACCGGGCGCCGGCTCGACGGGTGCGCGGTCGTCCTGCTCGACGACGTGGTGACGAGCGGCGCGACGCTGCTCGCGGCCGCCGCCGCCCTGCGCGGGGCCGGGGCGCTCGTGCTCGGCGCGGTGGCGCTCGCCGCGACGCCCCGGCGGGTCGGCAGCGCCGCGGTCGAGTGGTCGACGGGGCCCGCGGCGGGCATCCCGAGCGCCCCGCCGTCGAGCGCGGCGATTCCCAGCGGATCCCGAACGGATGCTTCGCGGATGCGGATGGGGGAGCCGCTGACACACGCGCCTCCGGGGGACTAG
- a CDS encoding LpqB family beta-propeller domain-containing protein — protein sequence MTEPRGAGRTTGWRARILALLAVPLLLVACVQVPGSGPVEAGDEIAGAADADADFLFVPDGPSAGASQEEVLRGFLAAAAGAQNNYRIARSFLVDETATAWNPQASTLVRSREGTITRDDDDTLRYAAPIIAAVDAFGRYSSAEGGVQELEPFDFVEVDGEWRISALGDGILLSQQAFPGAFSQHTLHWFDPVFANLVPELRWFPSRSEVETSIVQALLDVPSPWLEGAVVSAVPEGAQLGLTTVEVTDGIARVDLTEEVLALTNDARQRLRQQLTASLRTVSGIASVQITVDQNPIAILGDPAAGPAVVPQVDARLLLRNEDDFGFAGGGGLDALPGITTAVIEQEADAVAFSYDGRLAAIRTAAGVSALREGSDEAVLIDARPGQIEPAIDGFGVIWSASADAAASSPGALRVSLIDGSAQGVETGLGAGDRLVALAVARDDARVLLLLDGSTGPRLVVAAVIRDEATGLPLRLGPFETLPIVEGAPIDAAWVDPVRVAAIVDADESAFVQLLEIGGRSRSLGRPTDAVQIVGGNNGVDGLRVLDSAGLVLEPCGSGWQPTGRQAVFLGVQQ from the coding sequence ATGACTGAGCCGAGGGGCGCGGGCCGCACGACCGGCTGGCGCGCGCGCATCCTGGCCCTGCTCGCGGTGCCGCTGCTGCTCGTCGCCTGCGTGCAGGTGCCGGGCAGCGGACCGGTCGAGGCGGGCGACGAGATCGCCGGTGCGGCCGACGCCGATGCCGACTTCCTCTTCGTGCCCGACGGCCCGAGCGCCGGCGCCTCGCAGGAGGAGGTCCTGCGGGGGTTCCTCGCGGCGGCCGCGGGCGCGCAGAACAACTACCGCATCGCCCGCTCCTTCCTCGTCGACGAGACGGCGACGGCCTGGAACCCGCAGGCCTCCACGCTCGTGCGCAGCCGCGAGGGCACGATCACCCGCGACGACGACGACACCCTGCGCTACGCGGCGCCGATCATCGCGGCGGTCGACGCCTTCGGCCGCTACAGCTCGGCGGAGGGCGGGGTGCAGGAGCTCGAGCCCTTCGACTTCGTCGAGGTCGACGGCGAATGGCGCATCTCGGCCCTCGGCGACGGCATCCTGCTCTCGCAGCAGGCGTTCCCGGGCGCCTTCAGCCAGCACACGCTGCACTGGTTCGACCCCGTCTTCGCGAACCTCGTGCCCGAGCTGCGCTGGTTCCCCTCCCGCTCGGAGGTCGAGACCTCGATCGTGCAGGCCCTGCTCGACGTGCCCTCGCCGTGGCTCGAGGGGGCGGTGGTCTCCGCCGTTCCCGAGGGTGCCCAGTTGGGGCTCACGACGGTCGAGGTCACCGACGGCATCGCGCGCGTCGACCTCACCGAGGAGGTGCTCGCGCTCACCAACGACGCCCGGCAGCGGCTGCGGCAGCAGCTCACCGCCAGCCTGCGCACGGTGAGCGGCATCGCGAGCGTGCAGATCACGGTGGATCAGAACCCGATCGCCATCCTCGGCGACCCGGCGGCGGGCCCCGCGGTGGTGCCCCAGGTGGATGCCCGGCTGCTGCTGCGCAACGAGGACGACTTCGGCTTCGCGGGCGGCGGCGGGCTCGACGCGCTGCCGGGCATCACGACCGCCGTCATCGAGCAGGAGGCCGACGCGGTCGCGTTCTCGTACGATGGCCGGCTCGCGGCGATCCGCACCGCGGCCGGGGTCAGCGCGCTGCGCGAGGGCTCCGACGAGGCGGTGCTCATCGACGCCCGCCCCGGCCAGATCGAGCCCGCCATCGACGGCTTCGGCGTGATCTGGTCGGCCTCGGCGGACGCCGCGGCCTCCTCGCCCGGCGCGCTGCGGGTCTCGCTCATCGACGGCTCGGCGCAGGGCGTCGAGACGGGGCTCGGCGCGGGCGACCGCCTCGTCGCGCTCGCCGTCGCCCGCGACGACGCGCGCGTGCTCCTGCTCCTCGACGGCAGCACGGGCCCGCGGCTGGTCGTCGCCGCGGTCATCCGCGACGAGGCCACCGGGCTCCCGCTGCGCCTGGGCCCCTTCGAGACGCTGCCGATCGTCGAGGGAGCGCCGATCGACGCGGCCTGGGTCGACCCGGTGCGGGTCGCGGCGATCGTCGACGCGGACGAGTCGGCCTTCGTGCAGCTGCTCGAGATCGGCGGGCGAAGCCGTTCGCTCGGCCGCCCCACCGATGCGGTGCAGATCGTCGGCGGCAACAACGGCGTCGACGGCCTACGCGTGCTCGACTCGGCGGGGCTGGTGCTCGAGCCGTGCGGCAGCGGCTGGCAGCCGACGGGGCGGCAGGCCGTGTTCCTCGGCGTGCAGCAGTAG
- the mtrB gene encoding MtrAB system histidine kinase MtrB, producing MTALDWRAWLQRGLNLWRSSLQLRTVAITVALTTVAVTIISGYMSISIATNLYEARKQQVLAEARQATANAQHLFDNAVTPTGAIDLDAANSTAQTTVLAAQSNPGGTEYAIRRTEGQSTAQVLLPTATSDFDSATISDELAAAVAADDGRVHSQAVEITTPDGATTPGIAVGGAIEVPTAGQYELYLVYNISDVQQTLDFVQQTLLLGSLLLVLTIGLVTYVVVRLAITPVRIAAETAEKLADGQLEERIPEKGQDVIATLARSFNRMADSLQSQITQLAELSRVQQRFVSDVSHELRTPLTTIRLAGDVLFDQRADFAPSTARTAELLRTQVERFESMLADLLEMSRFDAGAVQLDTEPTNLVRLVEDSLEAIRPIADEKGSELRLVAPGGYFEADVDARRIRRILQNLLGNAVDHGEGRPLVVHVDSDADAVAIAVRDYGVGMTPAQLERVFDRFWRADPSRQRSTGGTGLGLAIATEDTVLHAGVLDVWSIPGEGTCFRLTLPRRAGGEVRSFPLDLPPAEPLDSGVIETSPLLSAGVDDD from the coding sequence ATGACCGCCCTCGACTGGCGCGCCTGGCTGCAGCGGGGTCTGAACCTCTGGCGCTCCTCGCTGCAGCTGCGCACGGTCGCGATCACCGTCGCCCTCACGACCGTCGCGGTGACGATCATCTCCGGTTACATGTCGATCTCGATCGCCACGAACCTCTACGAGGCGCGCAAGCAGCAGGTGCTCGCCGAGGCGCGGCAGGCGACCGCGAACGCGCAGCACCTCTTCGACAACGCGGTCACGCCGACCGGCGCGATCGACCTCGACGCCGCCAACTCGACGGCGCAGACGACCGTGCTCGCCGCGCAGTCCAACCCGGGCGGCACCGAGTACGCCATCCGGCGCACCGAGGGGCAGTCGACCGCCCAGGTGCTGCTGCCGACCGCCACCAGCGATTTCGACAGCGCGACCATCAGCGACGAGCTCGCGGCCGCCGTCGCCGCCGACGACGGGCGCGTGCACTCGCAGGCCGTCGAGATCACGACGCCCGACGGGGCGACGACCCCCGGCATCGCCGTCGGCGGTGCGATCGAGGTGCCCACGGCCGGCCAGTACGAGCTCTACCTCGTCTACAACATCAGCGACGTGCAGCAGACCCTCGACTTCGTGCAGCAGACCCTGCTGCTCGGCTCGCTGCTGCTCGTGCTCACGATCGGCCTCGTCACCTACGTGGTCGTGCGCCTGGCCATCACCCCGGTGCGGATCGCCGCCGAGACGGCGGAGAAGCTCGCCGACGGGCAGCTCGAGGAGCGCATCCCCGAGAAGGGGCAGGACGTCATCGCGACCCTCGCCCGCTCCTTCAACCGCATGGCCGACAGCCTGCAGTCGCAGATCACGCAGCTCGCCGAGCTCTCGCGCGTGCAGCAGCGCTTCGTCAGCGACGTGAGCCACGAGCTGCGCACGCCGCTCACCACGATCCGGCTCGCCGGCGACGTGCTGTTCGACCAGCGCGCCGATTTCGCGCCGTCCACCGCGCGCACGGCCGAGCTGCTGCGCACCCAGGTCGAGCGCTTCGAGTCGATGCTCGCCGACCTGCTCGAGATGAGCCGCTTCGACGCCGGCGCCGTGCAGCTCGACACCGAGCCGACGAACCTCGTGCGCCTCGTCGAGGACAGCCTCGAGGCGATCCGCCCGATCGCCGACGAGAAGGGCAGCGAGCTGCGACTGGTCGCGCCCGGCGGCTACTTCGAGGCCGATGTGGATGCCCGCCGCATCCGCCGCATCCTGCAGAACCTCCTCGGCAACGCCGTCGACCACGGCGAGGGCCGGCCGCTCGTCGTGCACGTCGACTCCGATGCCGATGCCGTCGCGATCGCCGTGCGCGACTACGGCGTGGGCATGACCCCCGCCCAGCTCGAGCGCGTCTTCGACCGCTTCTGGCGCGCCGACCCCTCGCGGCAGCGCAGCACCGGTGGCACGGGCCTCGGGCTCGCGATCGCGACGGAGGACACGGTGCTGCACGCGGGCGTGCTCGACGTCTGGTCGATCCCGGGGGAGGGCACCTGCTTCCGGCTCACCCTGCCGCGCCGGGCCGGCGGCGAGGTGCGGTCGTTCCCGCTCGACCTGCCGCCCGCCGAGCCGCTCGACTCGGGCGTCATCGAGACGAGCCCGCTGCTGAGCGCGGGGGTCGACGATGACTGA
- the mtrA gene encoding MtrAB system response regulator MtrA codes for MTARILVVDDDMALAEMIGIVLRGEGYEPSFSHDGLDAVEAFERVNPDLVLLDLMLPGQDGIAVCRSIRASSGVPIIMLTAKSDTSDVVQGLESGADDYVVKPFNPKELVARIKTRLRPSPDSGVSTMPVGDLVIDVTGHEVRRGDTTIALTPLEFDLLLALAAKPNQVFTREMLLEQVWGYQYKADTRLVNVHVQRLRAKVELDPDNPRIVMTVRGVGYRAGAPS; via the coding sequence ATGACCGCGCGCATCCTCGTCGTCGACGACGACATGGCACTGGCCGAGATGATCGGCATCGTGCTGCGCGGCGAGGGGTACGAGCCCTCCTTCTCGCACGACGGGCTCGACGCCGTCGAGGCCTTCGAGCGCGTGAACCCCGACCTCGTGCTGCTCGACCTCATGCTGCCCGGGCAGGACGGCATCGCGGTCTGCCGGTCGATCCGCGCCTCGAGCGGCGTACCCATCATCATGCTCACCGCGAAGAGCGACACCTCCGACGTCGTGCAGGGGCTCGAGAGCGGCGCCGACGACTACGTGGTGAAGCCCTTCAACCCGAAGGAGCTCGTCGCCCGCATCAAGACGCGGTTGCGGCCGAGCCCCGATTCCGGCGTCTCGACGATGCCGGTCGGCGATCTCGTCATCGACGTCACCGGCCACGAGGTGCGCCGCGGCGACACGACCATCGCCCTGACACCGCTCGAGTTCGACCTGCTTCTCGCGCTCGCGGCCAAGCCCAACCAGGTCTTCACGCGCGAGATGCTGCTCGAGCAGGTCTGGGGCTACCAGTACAAGGCCGACACCCGTCTGGTGAACGTGCACGTGCAGCGCCTGCGGGCGAAGGTCGAGCTCGACCCCGACAACCCCCGCATCGTCATGACCGTGCGCGGCGTCGGCTACCGGGCCGGGGCGCCCTCCTGA
- a CDS encoding glycerophosphoryl diester phosphodiesterase membrane domain-containing protein has protein sequence MTDLPPWQAPGGGAAATPWEHPAPAPGSAGAGAPQAGWAPPPKPGLVPLRPLGFGTLFGATFQVLRRNPRPTFGAALLLVGLVQLISVGLVFGATFWGLDRELRATAEDSEAIQIGNGALLIVSTLVAVALSLVASALLQGLIVLEVSRATLGEKLRMRELFQRGRGRWGALIGWTVLLSLALVAAFVALIAVITLLVAVGQEAGLVAAVILGIGGGLGLLVLAIWIGIKTALVPTAIVLERLPVRASIARSWRLTAGRFWRTFGILALITVIVQAASSAVATPFTLAAALGIGLLNPAQDETTALVAVGVLYVVTIIVSVVVGAIGAVLLSAATALVYVDARMRDEGLDLDLQRFVEERAAGREGPDPYHERAALVPGSPSSSFSPPVTGTVA, from the coding sequence ATGACCGATCTCCCCCCGTGGCAGGCGCCCGGTGGAGGGGCGGCAGCGACCCCGTGGGAGCATCCCGCCCCCGCCCCCGGATCCGCGGGCGCCGGCGCTCCGCAGGCCGGCTGGGCCCCGCCGCCCAAGCCCGGGCTCGTGCCGCTGCGGCCGCTCGGCTTCGGCACCCTGTTCGGCGCGACCTTCCAGGTGCTGCGCCGCAACCCGCGCCCGACCTTCGGCGCCGCCCTGCTGCTCGTCGGGCTCGTGCAGCTGATCTCGGTCGGGCTCGTCTTCGGCGCCACCTTCTGGGGCCTCGACCGCGAGCTGCGCGCCACCGCGGAGGACAGCGAGGCCATCCAGATCGGCAACGGCGCGCTGCTGATCGTGTCGACCCTCGTCGCCGTCGCGCTCTCGCTCGTCGCCTCGGCGCTGCTGCAGGGGCTCATCGTGCTCGAGGTCTCGCGCGCCACCCTCGGCGAGAAGCTCCGCATGCGCGAGCTGTTCCAGCGCGGTCGCGGCCGCTGGGGCGCCCTCATCGGCTGGACGGTTCTGCTCTCGCTCGCGCTCGTCGCCGCCTTCGTCGCGCTCATCGCGGTCATCACCCTGCTCGTCGCCGTCGGCCAGGAGGCGGGCCTCGTCGCGGCGGTGATCCTCGGCATCGGCGGCGGCCTGGGGCTGCTCGTCCTCGCGATCTGGATCGGCATCAAGACCGCGCTCGTGCCCACGGCCATCGTGCTCGAGCGCCTCCCCGTGCGGGCCTCCATCGCCCGCAGCTGGCGGTTGACCGCCGGCCGCTTCTGGCGCACCTTCGGCATCCTGGCGCTCATCACGGTCATCGTGCAGGCGGCTTCGAGCGCCGTGGCGACGCCCTTCACCCTCGCCGCCGCCCTCGGCATCGGCCTGCTCAACCCCGCCCAGGACGAGACGACCGCCCTCGTGGCGGTCGGCGTGCTCTACGTCGTCACCATCATCGTCTCCGTCGTCGTCGGCGCGATCGGCGCGGTGCTGCTCTCCGCGGCGACCGCCCTCGTCTACGTCGACGCCCGCATGCGCGATGAGGGCCTCGACCTCGACCTGCAGCGCTTCGTCGAGGAGCGCGCCGCCGGCCGCGAGGGCCCCGACCCGTACCACGAGCGCGCGGCGCTCGTGCCCGGCTCTCCTTCGTCCTCGTTCTCCCCGCCCGTCACCGGCACGGTCGCGTGA
- a CDS encoding DUF4129 domain-containing protein — protein MRPGAFAPVEPTAPDAQELLLDELADPAYAAAQPTWFDLLSQAALEWFQSLQFAPGEGPPVLALVIGGVLVALAVLVAILVYGLPRRRTRSRAAGELFGESDRRSVKELRRASAAAAARGDWALAIAERFRALARSLDERTLLAVLPGTTAHEAARQAARAFPAEREALDTGADAFDGVRYQGRDGDQAAYEALRMLDERLQQAQPILPSAGAPGSPAGTASSPAPSRAGAPS, from the coding sequence GTGAGACCGGGCGCCTTCGCCCCGGTCGAGCCGACCGCGCCCGACGCGCAGGAGCTGCTGCTCGACGAGCTCGCCGATCCCGCCTACGCCGCCGCGCAGCCCACCTGGTTCGACCTGCTCTCGCAGGCGGCGCTCGAGTGGTTCCAGAGCCTGCAGTTCGCGCCCGGCGAGGGCCCGCCCGTGCTCGCGCTCGTCATCGGCGGGGTGCTCGTCGCCCTCGCGGTGCTCGTGGCGATCCTGGTCTACGGCCTGCCGCGCCGGCGCACGCGCTCCCGGGCCGCGGGCGAGCTGTTCGGCGAGAGCGACCGCCGCTCGGTGAAGGAGCTGCGCCGGGCATCCGCCGCCGCCGCCGCCCGCGGCGATTGGGCGCTCGCGATCGCGGAGCGGTTCCGCGCCCTCGCCCGCTCCCTCGACGAGCGCACGCTGCTCGCCGTCCTGCCCGGCACGACCGCGCACGAGGCGGCCCGCCAGGCGGCGCGCGCCTTCCCCGCCGAGCGCGAGGCCCTCGACACGGGGGCCGACGCCTTCGACGGCGTGCGCTACCAGGGGCGCGACGGCGATCAGGCGGCCTACGAGGCGCTGCGGATGCTCGACGAGCGCCTGCAGCAGGCCCAGCCGATCCTGCCGTCCGCCGGCGCGCCGGGCTCCCCCGCCGGCACGGCCTCCTCCCCCGCGCCCTCGCGGGCCGGAGCCCCCTCATGA